The Pyxidicoccus sp. MSG2 DNA segment GCCGGCTGGGCCTGGGCGCGGACGGAGGCGGGACGGATGGGGGCAACACCCGCCTTCGCGAGCGTCTCTTCCAGGTCCCCCAGGGCATCTCCGCGGACCTCATCGCCACGCTGGAGGGCTTCTCCCGCGCGGAGCTGGACGCGTTCGGCCTCCGCTCCCAGCAGCTCGCCACGCGGGCGCAGGCGGAGGGGCGCTTCAGCCGGAGCCTCTTCCCCGTGAAGCACCCGGACACCGGCGAGGTGTTGCTGGCCACCGATGACTCTCCACGCGCGGACACGTCGCTCGAGAAGCTGGCGGCGCTCTCCGCTTCCTTCACGCAACTGGGCGCCCAGGTCGCTGGCCCCCACGGCGAGACGCTGGATGCGCTGGCGGTGCGCGCGTGGCCCCGGGCCCGCGAGGTGCGGCACCTGCACACGGCCGGCACGTCCAGCGGCATCGTGGACGGCGCGGCGGCCATGCTGGTGGCTTCCGGTGACTACGTGCGCGCCCACGGGCTCAAGCCCCGCGCCAGGGTGCGGGCCGTCGCCGCAGTGGGGAGCGACCCGGTGTTGATGCTGACGGGGCCGGCTCCCGCCGCGCTCAAGGCCCTCAAGGCCGCGGGCATGACGGCGCGCGACGTGGACCTGTGGGAAATCAACGAGGCCTTCGCGGCCGTCGTCCTGCAGACGGCGCGTGCGCTGGAGGTGGACCTGGAGCGCGTCAACGTCAACGGCGGCGCCATCGCCCTGGGCCATCCGCTGGGCGCCACCGGAAACATGCTCGTGGGCACCGCCGTGGACGAGCTGGAGCGGCGCGGCGGCACGGTGGCCCTGGTTGCGTTGTGCACGAGCGGCGGCCAGGCGGTGGCGGCGGTGCTCGAGCGCGTGTAGACCTCGTGGCCAGGAGGTCCGCATGGCCGCGCCGCTGGAGTTCTGGTTCGAGTTCGGGAGCACCTACTCGTACGTAGGTGCGCTGCGAATTGAAGAGGAGTGTCGGGCCGCGGGAGTCCCGCTCCTGTGGAGGCCGTTCCTCCTCGGCCCCCTGTTCACCGCGCAGCTCGGCATCAAGGACTCGCCGTTCAATGTGAGCGCGGTTCGCGGCCGGTACATGTGGCGAGACGTGGAGCGGTTGTGCGCGAAACACGGCCTGCCCTGGCGCCGGCCGAGCGTCTTCCCCCGGGGCACGGTCCTCGCATCCCGAGTGGCCTGCGCGGGTGAGGGCCAGCCCTGGCTCGGGGATTTCATCCGCGCCGTCTTCCGCGCCAACTTCGCCGAGGACCGCGACATCTCGCAGCCGACTGTCCTGGCGGAGGTGTTGAGCGGGCTCGGCGTGGACTCCGAGCGGGTGCTCGCCTCCGCCGTCACGGAGGAGAACAAGACCCGGCTCCGCGAGAACACCGCCCGGGCCGAGGCGCTGGGCATCTTCGGCGCACCCAACTGCGTCACCCGTGACGAGCTGTTCTTCGGGCAGGACCGCATCGGCGACGCCATCGCGTGGGCCCTGTCCTAGGGTTTCAGGCAGCGCCACGCCGCATCCGCCAGCACCTTCTCGATGCCAGGCTTCAGCTCGCCCCGGCCACTGGCCCAGTAGCGGAGCAACTCCTGCGCGGGCCCGAGTAGCAACGGCATGTACGCGGTGGACGGCAGGTGGAGCAACTGGCCTTCCTTCGCGAAGGCCTTCAGCCGGGTAAAACCCTCACGCAGGAAGTCGCCCGTCGCGGATTGAATCTCCGGCTCGGCGGCAGCCACCGCTTCTTCGCGGCGCATCCGGATGAGGTAGCGCGCCGCGTCCGGATTCGCCCGCGACCAGGTGATGTGGTGCATGACGACAGTGCGCACGAAGCCTTCCGCGTCGTGCTCGCGCTCCAGCCGCGCGCGCAGCACCTCCTGATGCTGGCGCAGGCAGTCGATGTAGAGGGCGACCGCGATGCCCTCCTTCGCTCCGAAGTGGTGGTAGACGCTGCCCACGCTGGCGCCGCTGGACTTGCGGATGTCCTCGATGGTCGTCGCCGCCCACCCCAGTCGGGTGAAGCATTCGAGCGCGGCGTCCAGGATGGCGCGGCGGCTCCGCTCGCCAACGGCGCTTCGGCGTTCCTTCTCCATGGTTGGAACCTGATTCTAGAAGCTCGTTCCAGTCAACGCCGTCCGTCCGCCTGCTGTTCGGCGTGGTTCCCGGCGAACCGGGCGCCGGAAGAGGACGTGGTAGGGTTTACCTCCTCCACGGGGGAACTCCTTCACATGGACCTGGAAGCCGAGCTCCGCATCGCGCTGGCGGAGGGGTTCATCTCGCGCGAAGAGGCGGAGGTTTTGCTGGAGGAGGCTCGCCAGCGGGGACGTGGGCTCCTGGAGTTGCTGGTGGAGCGGGGCCAAGTCTCCGAGGCGGCGTTCGCACTGCTGCGGCCCGGTGCGGCTGCTACTCCCGAACAGGACGCCGCCGCGACGATGATGATCGAGGGAGGGCCCCAGCTCACGGAGCGTCCTGGCGCGGGCCCCGCCTTCCCGGTGCCCGGGTGGGAGCGCTACCAGCCGGTGCGCTTCCTGGGCCAGGGCGGCATGGGCCAGGTCTTCCTCGCGTATGAGCCCCGCCTGCGCCGCCAGGTCGCCCTCAAGTTCGTCCTCGGCGGCGCACCCGAGCTGGTGCGCCGCCTGCTGTCCGAGGCCTCTGCGCAGGCGCGCGTGGAGCATGAGCGCGTGTGCAAGGTGTACGAGGTGGGCGAGGTCCAGGGCCATCCCTTCATCTCCATGCAGTACGTGGACGGACAACCCCTCCACCTGCTGGCGCCCGAGCTCACCGTGGAGCAGAAGGCGTTGGTGCTGCGCGATGTCACCGAGGGCGTCCATGCGGCCCACCGCGCCGGGCTCATCCATCGGGACATCAAGCCCTCCAACATCCTGGTGGAGCGCGCCGAGGACGGCCGCCTCCGGCCCTACGTCATGGACTTCGGCCTGGCGCGGGACTGGAAGGAGGGCGTCACCGCTACCGGCTCGGTGCTGGGCACGCCGCACTACATGGCCCCCGAGCAGGCCCGGGGCGAGGTGTCGCGCCTGGACCGGCGCGCGGACGTCTACAGCCTGGGCGCCACGCTGTACCACCTGCTCACCGGCCAGGCCCCCATCTCCGGAGCCAACGCCCTGGAGGTTCTCGCCAACGTGGCCACCGTGGAGCCCCGCCCGCCGCGCGCGCTGGACGCGGACATCCCCGTGGACCTGGAGGCCATCGTCCTCAAGTGCCTGGAGAAGGAGCGCGGCGCCCGCTACGGCTCGGCGCGGGAGCTGGCCGAGGAACTGGAGCGCTTCCTCTCCGGAGAGCCCGTGCGCGCGTGCCCCGTCGGATGGGGCTACCGCCTGGGCAAGCGGCTGCGCAAGCACCGGGTGCTCGCCAGCGTCGTCACCGTGGCGCTGGTGCTGATTGGCGCCGCGCTGGGACAGTCCGTGTACACCCGCCAGGAGGCCGCCCGGCGCGAGCGCCTGGCCCGGCGCTTCACCGAGCAGGTGGAGCGCATCGAGGCGATGGCCCGCTACTCCGGCCTGGCCCGGCTGCACGACACGCGGAAGGACCGGGAGGAGCTGCGCGCGCGCCTGGAGGCGTTGGCGAGAGAGGTGCGCGACGCCGGGGAGCTGGCCGCGGGGCCGGGCCAGTACGCGCTGGGGCGCGGCTACCTGGCCATGGGAGACGAGGCCACGGCGCGCGGGCACCTGGAAGCCGCGTGGCGCGAGGGCTACCGCGAGCCTCGCGTCGCCTGGGCGCTGGCGCTGGTGCTGGGGCACCTGTACCGGGAGGCGCTGCTGGAGGTGGAGCGCCTGCCGGACGCCACCCAGCGCCAGGTGCGCCGCGAGGCCCTGGCGCGCGACTACCGCGAGCCGGCCCTGACCTGGCTGCGCGCCAGCGAGGGCGCGGAGGTGCCCTCCACGGACTATGTGGCGGCCCTGCTCGCCTTCTATGAGGACCGGCTGGATGAGGCGCTGGAGCGGCTGGAGTCCACGGGGCAGGGGCACGCGTGGTCTCACGAGGTGCTCCTGCTGCGCGGCGACATCCTGCAGACGCGAGCCGCCCGGCGGTGGAACACGGGGGACCGGGACGGGGCGCTGGCGGACCTGGAGGCCGGACGCCGGGCCTGCTCGGACGCGGCCTCCACCGCCGAGAGCGTGCCCGACATCCACTTCGCGCTCGCGAAGCTGGAGTACACGGCGATGGTGATGGAGCTGTATGGCCGGGGGGACGTGCTGCCCCCATACACCCGGGGCCTGGAGGCGGTGGCGCGGGCGCTCGCGGTCGATGCCGGCTTCGCTCGGGCGAAGGTGTTGGAGGCGCGCTTCCACAACCGCCTGGCGGAGCATCGGATGGGCCGGGGCGAGGATGTGGAGGAGCCACTCCAGAAGGCGATGGCCGCCGCGCGAGAGGCGCTGGAGCTCCGCCCCGAGCCCGTCAAGGCGCGCATGGAGCTGGGGCAGAGCCTGTGGCGACGTGCTCGTGCCATGCAGGGCCGCGGGCTGGACCCGAGCGAGCCGGTGCGCCAGGCCATCGAAGTGCTCGAGGGCATTCCCGAGAAGGCGCGGGACTATGAGTTGCACGCCACGCTCGGCCTGCTCTTTCGCGTCCAGGCAGACCACGCGGAGGCCACGGGGGGAGACCCGCTGCCCGCTCGCGGGCGTGCCATCGACGCCTACCGCGAAGCCATCCGCCTGAACGAGACACTGCCGGATGCCTGGCTCAACCTGGGGATGACCTACCTGGCGCGGGCCTCGCTTCCGCGTGCTCCGGACGAGGAGCGGGACCTGGAAGGTGCCCGCGTCGCGCTGGAGAAGGCGCTGGCGCTCAATCCGCGGAACTTCGTGCCGTACTTCCTGGGCGGTACGCTTCACGCGACGCTGGCCGCGCGTCGCGTGCGCCAGGGTGGTGATGGCCGGCCGGAGCTGGAGGCGGCCCTGGACCTGTACCAGCGCGGCATTGCCATCAACGCGCGCGTCCCCCAGCTCCACAATGGCGTGAGCGCGGTGCTGCTGGAGTTGGCGCGCGAGACGTGGGAGCGGGGAGGAGACCCCTTCCCGCTGCTGGAGCGTGCGCGGACCGCCTGCAAGCAGGCCATCGTCGTGGCTCCGAAGCAGGGGTACGGGCAGAACAACCTCGGCGAGATGCATGCGGCGGGCGCCCAGTACCTGTGGCTTCTGGGCAAGGACCCGGAGGCCGATGTCCGCGCCGCCGAGGCCGCCTACCGCGAGGCGCTCTCGCTGCTGCCGGGCATGGCCCGGCCCTGGGTCAACCTGGCCGGGGTGCACCACCTGCGGGCCGTCCTGTTGCTGGAGCGCGGGCGGGACCCGGGTCCCGCGGTGGCCAGGGCGGATGAGGCCCTCCGGGAGGCCTTCGCGCGCAATCCCGAGGAGGCCGAGGCCTGGCTCTACCGGGGCCGGGTCCACGAGGTGCTCGCCCGAGGGCTCACTTCACGGGGGCAGCGGGAGCGTGCACGAGAGGCCTTCGACAGGGCGGCACGGGCCTTTGAAAAGGCGCTCGAGTTGATGCCCGAGCGCCAGGACTTCCAACTGGCTTTCGGCCAGTACTGCCGCGAGCGCGCACGTGTCGCGCCCACCTTCGGGGAGGCTCCCGGGGCATGGCTGGAGCGAGGGGAGAAGGTGGCGGATGCACTGCTCGCCGCGCGCCCGGAGTGGGCGGACGCGCTGCTGCTGCGCGCGGGCCTGCGGCGGCTGCGCGAAGCAGGAGCGCTTTCCGCGGAGGGCCCGCGAGCATGGCGGGAGCAGGCCCCGGAGGACCTGGACGCGGCGCTCGCGCGAAACCCTCAGCTGAAGCACGAGTGGTCGCGGCAGCTGACGCAGGGGCCCGGCTCCGCGCCTTGAGCGGACCTCATCTTCGCCCGGCGTCCCCCTCCTCTTCCGAGCGGTCGATGGTCGTGGCGACTTCCACGGTTCCCGTGATGGGCAATTGTTTACGGATGGCAGGTTCGGAGTCCGCGGGTTGGCAGGCAGAATGTGCCGTCCAGGTGAAGCTGCCCCTCGCGTTCGGCGCGATGCCCAACTGGCAAGCGTCCCCCAGGTTGGGGAGGGTAATGGTGTAGGTGCCTCCGTCATTCGTCACCGAGCCGGCATCGCTCGGGGTGCACACGGTTCTGTCATTCGAGAACACACTCCCATCGGGGGGCGTAGGGAATGTGAATGTGACTGTCCCCGCGTCGCAGTCCGATATGAACATCACTGCCCCGTCAGGGTCGACGCACGCGGCATTCGCGCCGACCCAGCCGTTCCGAGTGGCATCCAGCGCATAGAGGCTCCTGTCAGGGCCTCCGTCCTGGCAGCGATAGGGGTCCGCGTCCAGGGGGCTCCGGCTCGTCCTGGCGTCAGCGTCGACCTCCGGCGAAGGCCTGGGCCTTGGCGAGGGACAGCCTGCCAGCCCCACCATCATCACCGTCATCACCCAGTAGCGGCTCCGCGCCCTGGACCCGTCCGACATCCTCGTCTCGTCCCTGCTCATGTCTGTCCAACCCTCCCGTGGTGATGCCATTGCAATGGACGAGCCCGTCCGAGGCCCGGCGACCTCCGGCGTGGGGCGGTGGCGGGACACTCCTTCCACGCGTCGGGCCGTGGGCTTCCACACGTGGCGCCACGCGCCGGTGACACGCCGCGCGCGCTTCAGCCCAACCCCAGCTCCTTGAGCCGGCGGCCCAGCGCGCGCCGGGAGACCTCGAGCTGACGCACCATGGCGTCCAGGTCTCCCTGGCACGCGTGGAAGCAGCGCGTAATCTCCTCCACGCTCAGGTCCCCGGCGGTGCGCAGGTGGGGCACGCGCTCGATGAGGTCGTAGACGGAGGTGCGGTGGATGCCGAGCCTGTCCGCGGCGGCCTGGAAGTCCCAGCCTCCCTCCCGCAGCGCGGTGAGCAGCTCCTCCGGGGAGACGTCCGAGGGCTTGCGGCGGGGCACGGCGGGAGCGGGGCCGGGCATGGCGGTGGTGGCGGGGCGGCCGGTCGACGGGGGCCCGTCCGCCGAGAGCTCCTGCTCGAGCTGGGCGTCGAGCCTCAGGCGCGGCTGGCCGCGGTTGCCGATGACGAGCTGCCGCGCCACGTTGCGCAGCTGCCGGATGTTGCCCGGCCAGCCGTGACGCAGCATGCGGACCGCCAGCGGCGCCGGGAGCCACGGCTCGGTGAAGGGGTCCTCGGGACTCAGCCGGTGCGCCTCGCCCAGCACCTCCAACTCCTCGCGGGCGAAGTGGTGGAAGAGCGGCCCCACGTCCTCGGGCCGCTCACGCAGGGCGGGGACCCGGATGGAGTAGCCGGCCAGCCGGTGCAGCAGCGGCGCCTTGAAGCGGCCGTCGCGAATCCGCTCTTCCAGGTGCGCGTCCGTGGCGGCCACCAGCCGCACGTCCACGGCGATGGGCGTGCGCGAGCCGACAGGGTACAGCTCTCCCGTCTCCAGCACGCGCAGCAGCATCACCTGGACCTCGGGGGGCGCCTCCCCCACCTCGTCGAGGAAGAGCGTCCCGCCGTGGGCCGCCTGGAAGTAGCCGTCCTGGTCCTTCACCGCCCCGGTGAAGGCCCCCTTGCGCGCGCCGAACAGCTCGGAGGCGGCCAGCTCCCGGGGGATGGCGCCCAGGTTGACGCTGACGAAGGGTCGCTCCCTCCGGGGACTGAGCTGGTGGATGGCGCGGGCGATGAGCTCCTTTCCGGAGCCCGTCTCGCCGCGGATGAGCACGGGCACCCCCAGGTCCGCCACCTGCTCGACGTGGCGGCGGACCCGCTGGATGCCCGCGCTGGCGCCTACCATGCCCAGCGAGTCCCCTGCCCGTGGGGGCGCGGAGTCCGCCAGGTGGAGCAGCAGCACCACACGGCCGGCCAGCACCAGTGGCACTCCGGCGGCCACCTCCTTGGAGGACAGCTCCCAGGGGCCCTGCAGCGGCTCGCCACTGAGGGAGACCCGGGTGTCCGCGGCGGGCGTCAAGCGGAGGCTGCCCCCCGGGCCGGGCGCGAGGACCAGCGGCTTGCGACTGATGAACGGGTCGGCCAGGTGCGAGCCCAGCGCTCCCCCGGGAGGGACGAAGACCGGGGCATTGCGCGAGAGCGCCACGTCGCGGCCCGCGGCGAGCCCCTCCAGCAAGAGGCGGTCTCCCACGCGGTGGGGCAGGGGATGCGAGACGACGGTCAGCGCCGGCAGCAGGGGCGTGTCGTGAGGGTGAGGCTCCTCGCCCGACTCGCGCACGTTGGCCGTGGAGAAGTCCTCGAGGGAGGGCTCGCGCATGAGGGGCACCTGGCTGGATGGCGTGGATGGCGCCGACTCTACCCCATGGGCCTTGCACGCACCTTCCGCCTCGTTGGGGTGTCATCCGACCCGGAGGGTCGATGTCTGTCGAATGCGTCCGGCGAAGGCAATCACAGACGTGCGGCGATGGCTCGCCGCATTCCTCGGGACGGCGTTCACGCGTCATGGTTGGCTTCGACCTCTCAAAATCCCATGGAGCGTGTTCAGGAGGCATGCAACAGGCGGCCCGTGTTCGCACTCCACGGGCCGTCCAGGTCGGCATCAACCGGGCTGGGAATGCAGGGCGAGCTGGCGCTCAGCGGGCCAGCGCCGCGACCTTGCCAGGCGTGGACAGGTCTCCCCAGCGCGCCAGGGGGTTACGCGCCCTGGCCTTGAGGAAGTGCGCGTTCGCCTGGCCGGTCGGCAGCACCGTCCAGGTGTTGTCACTGTTCAGGATGGCGGTCATGGCGTAGATGTTCTCCGGGAAGGTGATCTCCGCCGGGTTGGTCATGGACTCGACGTCCACCACTTCCCCCTGCGTGAAGGTGCCGAAGGTGATCCAGTAGTTCGGGTGGGGGGTGAACATCTCGTTGAAGTTGGGCTGGGCCTGCACGGCGAATGCTCCGTTCCCGGACATGCCGATGCCGACAGCGGCCTGCATGGCGGGAATGGTGCCATCCTGGACGATGGTGAGGCTGCCCGGGGTGCCCGGCCCCTGGTTCGTGAAGGTGTAGGCACCGTTCTCGTTGGTGAACGTCACCTTGTTGGTGCTCGTCAGGTCCGCCGGCAGGACCTGGGAGGCCGAGAACAGGACCCCGGGCGCCAGCGCGCCCGTCTGGGACCAGATGAACGAGTAGTCGATGGTCCAGTCGAAGCTGATCTGCGTGCTCGGGGCCGCCTCCTTCGAGAACCACGCCAGCGACATCACGTCGTGCACCGAGGTGTCGGGAGCCTTCTGGTAGATACAAACGCTGCCAAGGTTCGCGCTGTGGTTCACGAAGGTCAGGGTATAGACCTGGGACATGGACTTCTCCTGGATGGGATGTCTGCGTTTCGCGCGATGATGTCTGTCTTTGTGTTGTCGCGCTTGAGCCCATGCAGTGCAGTCCGTGTGCCAGGAATTGGAAGGTGCTCTCTCGGGCGGAGCCGCGACCGCGGGAGTTGTTGGAACCCTGTTCGACGCGTCGAGGCCCTCCCTTCCACGCGTGGAAAGCCGCTTGCCAGCGCTACGGCCCCTACACGGCCACGGTGTCCAACGCGACGAGCGGCAGCAATGGCTCGCCCGCTCGCCCTCAACCTGGCTTTCGGTGGACAGTGGGCCGGGAGGTACGGCATCGACGACTCGAAACTCCCACGGGGCCTCGAGGTCGACTCCGTGCGCGTCTACAGGAAGCCGTAGACGCGCACGGGAGCAGTGCTCAGCGGGACGCGGAGGGCGCCGCGTCCTCACCCAGCATCAGCCACCGGACGATGGGCACGGGAGGGTATCCGTACGAGACGACCTGGTCATGGAAGCGCTGGAGGGTGAAGTCCTTGCCCCACTTTGCCTTCGCGTCCTCGCGCAGCTCCATCAGCAGCTTCTTGCCCAGTACGTACACGAGGTACGTCGGGTCCGACGTGCCCCGGCGCGCCTCGCGCTCCGCGTTGACGTGCGTCATGTACGCCTCCTCCTCGAAGAGGCGCACTGCCTGCTCGTACGTCATGCCGCGCGTGTGCAGCGAAAGCCCCGCCATGTAGCGCGCCAGCCGCTGGAGGTAGAGCGCGAGCTGGTTCAGCCGCAGCCGGTCCGCCTGCGCGCCCGTGCCGCCGTAGCCCTCGTCGAGCATCATCTGCTCGGTGTAGAGACCCCAGCCCTCGCTGAACGAGCCCGAGCCGAACAGCCGGCGCACCTTCGACTGGATGCGGCTCGTCCAGAGGAACTGCACGTAGTGCCCCGGGTACGCCTCGTGGATGGAGACGAGGGGCAGTGCGTAGCGGTTGTAGAAGCTCATGTGCTGCAGCGTCTGCTCCGCGTTCCACGCCGGGTCTGGCGGCGTCACGTAGTAGTACGCCTCCGTCGCCTTCGTCTCGAACGGGCCCGGGGCGCTCATGCTCGCGAAGGACAGCGCCCGGTTGAAGGCCGGCGTCTCCGCCACCCGCGCGCGGACTTCGCTGGGCACGGTGATGATGCGGTGGTCGATGAGGAACTGGCGGATGTCCTCCAGCGTCGCCGTCGTCGTGGACACCAGCTCCGCGGGCGCGGGATGGTCCTTGCCCAAATCCCTGTACACGTCCATGGGCGCCTTGCCCGGCGCGAGCCGTCCCGCCACCTCGCGGAACTGCTCCTGCGTGCGCTTCATCTCCGAGCGGCCCCAGGCCAGGAGCGAGTCGATGCTCTCGGTGACGCCCTCCTCGTACTGGAGCTTCTTGCGGTACGTCTCCTCACCGATGGCGAAGGCCCCGTTCGAGCGCGGAAGCAGGTCCTCCTTCAGGAAGCGGATGTAGCCGTCGATGGCCTCCAGGCAGCGGGCCTGCTCCTTCTTGAAGGCGTCCTGGAGCGCGGCGTCCTGCACCGGCGCGAAGGCCAGGGGCAGCGTCTGCGCGTAGAGCGCGCGGGTGCCCTTCACCTGTTCGAGGGCAATCTCCGTCCACAGCTTCGGCGGGTTCTGGAGGTTCGCCCGGGCCGCCGCGAAGACCTCCGGCACCACCGTCATGCGCTTCACCGCCGAGCGCATCCGGTCCTCCAGCGGCGCGAAGTCCCGGTTGATGAGCTGGAACACGGAGTTCGAGGCGAAGCCCAGGTACTGGTTGGGATTGCGCTCCCACGAGCGCACCGTTTCCAGGTCCAGGATTTTCGCCCGGAAGTGGTTCTCCAGCATGTCGTAGTCGGCCCGGTCCTCGGGCGGCAGCGCGGCGCGGTCCACCGTCTTCGGCAGCGCCGCGAGCCGGTCCTTCAGGTACGCCAGATTCGACGCCCGCTCTTCGGGCCGGAAGCCGCGCAGCTCTCCGTCGTAGGTGTGGACGCCCGCGGACGTGGCCGACATCGGCGAGCGGCGGAAGTGCTCCTCGAAGTGCGCGTCCACGAAGGCGCGCAGCGCCACCTGGGCGGGGGCCAGCGCGGGCGTGGCGGCGTGGGCGGCAGGGGACTCCACCTGCGCGGGCGGCCGCGAGGTGGTGCAGCCAGGGGAGAGCAGCAGCAACGCGGCGAGGACGCTTGTGGGGCGCAGTGCGTTCATGGAGCCTCGGGGGAGGGGACGCGGAAGGAGCGCCGGGAGCGTCGCCGAAGGCCCCTGATAC contains these protein-coding regions:
- a CDS encoding acetyl-CoA C-acyltransferase, which translates into the protein MDAYILDAVRTPRARAKPGKGALSGLHPQELLAQTLQQLPQRTSVDVSEVDDVVIGCVAQVEAQGANIARQALLAANWPITVPAFSLNRFCGSGLQALSLAAMGVASGAQRLVVAGGVEQMSRLGLGADGGGTDGGNTRLRERLFQVPQGISADLIATLEGFSRAELDAFGLRSQQLATRAQAEGRFSRSLFPVKHPDTGEVLLATDDSPRADTSLEKLAALSASFTQLGAQVAGPHGETLDALAVRAWPRAREVRHLHTAGTSSGIVDGAAAMLVASGDYVRAHGLKPRARVRAVAAVGSDPVLMLTGPAPAALKALKAAGMTARDVDLWEINEAFAAVVLQTARALEVDLERVNVNGGAIALGHPLGATGNMLVGTAVDELERRGGTVALVALCTSGGQAVAAVLERV
- a CDS encoding 2-hydroxychromene-2-carboxylate isomerase, giving the protein MAAPLEFWFEFGSTYSYVGALRIEEECRAAGVPLLWRPFLLGPLFTAQLGIKDSPFNVSAVRGRYMWRDVERLCAKHGLPWRRPSVFPRGTVLASRVACAGEGQPWLGDFIRAVFRANFAEDRDISQPTVLAEVLSGLGVDSERVLASAVTEENKTRLRENTARAEALGIFGAPNCVTRDELFFGQDRIGDAIAWALS
- a CDS encoding TetR/AcrR family transcriptional regulator, yielding MEKERRSAVGERSRRAILDAALECFTRLGWAATTIEDIRKSSGASVGSVYHHFGAKEGIAVALYIDCLRQHQEVLRARLEREHDAEGFVRTVVMHHITWSRANPDAARYLIRMRREEAVAAAEPEIQSATGDFLREGFTRLKAFAKEGQLLHLPSTAYMPLLLGPAQELLRYWASGRGELKPGIEKVLADAAWRCLKP
- a CDS encoding serine/threonine-protein kinase codes for the protein MDLEAELRIALAEGFISREEAEVLLEEARQRGRGLLELLVERGQVSEAAFALLRPGAAATPEQDAAATMMIEGGPQLTERPGAGPAFPVPGWERYQPVRFLGQGGMGQVFLAYEPRLRRQVALKFVLGGAPELVRRLLSEASAQARVEHERVCKVYEVGEVQGHPFISMQYVDGQPLHLLAPELTVEQKALVLRDVTEGVHAAHRAGLIHRDIKPSNILVERAEDGRLRPYVMDFGLARDWKEGVTATGSVLGTPHYMAPEQARGEVSRLDRRADVYSLGATLYHLLTGQAPISGANALEVLANVATVEPRPPRALDADIPVDLEAIVLKCLEKERGARYGSARELAEELERFLSGEPVRACPVGWGYRLGKRLRKHRVLASVVTVALVLIGAALGQSVYTRQEAARRERLARRFTEQVERIEAMARYSGLARLHDTRKDREELRARLEALAREVRDAGELAAGPGQYALGRGYLAMGDEATARGHLEAAWREGYREPRVAWALALVLGHLYREALLEVERLPDATQRQVRREALARDYREPALTWLRASEGAEVPSTDYVAALLAFYEDRLDEALERLESTGQGHAWSHEVLLLRGDILQTRAARRWNTGDRDGALADLEAGRRACSDAASTAESVPDIHFALAKLEYTAMVMELYGRGDVLPPYTRGLEAVARALAVDAGFARAKVLEARFHNRLAEHRMGRGEDVEEPLQKAMAAAREALELRPEPVKARMELGQSLWRRARAMQGRGLDPSEPVRQAIEVLEGIPEKARDYELHATLGLLFRVQADHAEATGGDPLPARGRAIDAYREAIRLNETLPDAWLNLGMTYLARASLPRAPDEERDLEGARVALEKALALNPRNFVPYFLGGTLHATLAARRVRQGGDGRPELEAALDLYQRGIAINARVPQLHNGVSAVLLELARETWERGGDPFPLLERARTACKQAIVVAPKQGYGQNNLGEMHAAGAQYLWLLGKDPEADVRAAEAAYREALSLLPGMARPWVNLAGVHHLRAVLLLERGRDPGPAVARADEALREAFARNPEEAEAWLYRGRVHEVLARGLTSRGQRERAREAFDRAARAFEKALELMPERQDFQLAFGQYCRERARVAPTFGEAPGAWLERGEKVADALLAARPEWADALLLRAGLRRLREAGALSAEGPRAWREQAPEDLDAALARNPQLKHEWSRQLTQGPGSAP
- a CDS encoding sigma 54-interacting transcriptional regulator; this encodes MREPSLEDFSTANVRESGEEPHPHDTPLLPALTVVSHPLPHRVGDRLLLEGLAAGRDVALSRNAPVFVPPGGALGSHLADPFISRKPLVLAPGPGGSLRLTPAADTRVSLSGEPLQGPWELSSKEVAAGVPLVLAGRVVLLLHLADSAPPRAGDSLGMVGASAGIQRVRRHVEQVADLGVPVLIRGETGSGKELIARAIHQLSPRRERPFVSVNLGAIPRELAASELFGARKGAFTGAVKDQDGYFQAAHGGTLFLDEVGEAPPEVQVMLLRVLETGELYPVGSRTPIAVDVRLVAATDAHLEERIRDGRFKAPLLHRLAGYSIRVPALRERPEDVGPLFHHFAREELEVLGEAHRLSPEDPFTEPWLPAPLAVRMLRHGWPGNIRQLRNVARQLVIGNRGQPRLRLDAQLEQELSADGPPSTGRPATTAMPGPAPAVPRRKPSDVSPEELLTALREGGWDFQAAADRLGIHRTSVYDLIERVPHLRTAGDLSVEEITRCFHACQGDLDAMVRQLEVSRRALGRRLKELGLG
- a CDS encoding DUF885 domain-containing protein produces the protein MNALRPTSVLAALLLLSPGCTTSRPPAQVESPAAHAATPALAPAQVALRAFVDAHFEEHFRRSPMSATSAGVHTYDGELRGFRPEERASNLAYLKDRLAALPKTVDRAALPPEDRADYDMLENHFRAKILDLETVRSWERNPNQYLGFASNSVFQLINRDFAPLEDRMRSAVKRMTVVPEVFAAARANLQNPPKLWTEIALEQVKGTRALYAQTLPLAFAPVQDAALQDAFKKEQARCLEAIDGYIRFLKEDLLPRSNGAFAIGEETYRKKLQYEEGVTESIDSLLAWGRSEMKRTQEQFREVAGRLAPGKAPMDVYRDLGKDHPAPAELVSTTTATLEDIRQFLIDHRIITVPSEVRARVAETPAFNRALSFASMSAPGPFETKATEAYYYVTPPDPAWNAEQTLQHMSFYNRYALPLVSIHEAYPGHYVQFLWTSRIQSKVRRLFGSGSFSEGWGLYTEQMMLDEGYGGTGAQADRLRLNQLALYLQRLARYMAGLSLHTRGMTYEQAVRLFEEEAYMTHVNAEREARRGTSDPTYLVYVLGKKLLMELREDAKAKWGKDFTLQRFHDQVVSYGYPPVPIVRWLMLGEDAAPSASR